A region from the Gavia stellata isolate bGavSte3 chromosome 2, bGavSte3.hap2, whole genome shotgun sequence genome encodes:
- the PRSS35 gene encoding inactive serine protease 35, with the protein MEHMLLLFMFFIPILGLTNGTETEQDFTWHLKKIPQIVSERTFFLDSPKFEAKTKLELNSVCGIECQRKLPVPSSSDLKDLLSYETVFENGTRTLTEVNVLGLVLDPAGNTTTQRSSRKKRQIYGTDSRFSIYDKRFMTNFPFNTAVKISTGCSGILISPKHVLTAAHCLHNGKDYVKGSKRLRVGLMKTKSRGDGRKRKGAKRSRREVSAAQEDPEVATELRRRSKGGGRKQRRAGRKQETSDGMPSFQWTRVKSTHIPKGWFKGVSGDIALDYDYAVLELKRPHKRKYMELGISPTIKMMPGSMIHFSGFDNDRSGQLVYRFCSISDESNDLFYQYCDAEPGSTGSGIYLRLKEPNRKKWKRKIIAVYSGHQWVDVNGEQQDYNVAVRITPLKYAQICFWIHGNDENCTQG; encoded by the coding sequence atggAGCACATGTTACTGCTATTCATGTTTTTCATACCTATATTGGGTCTCACTAATGGAACGGAAACTGAACAAGATTTTACTTGGCACTTAAAGAAGATTCCCCAGATTGTGAGTGAAAGAACTTTCTTCCTTGACAGCCCTAAATTTGAAGCAAAAACTAAATTAGAGCTGAACAGTGTGTGTGGAATTGAATGTCAAAGAAAGTTGCCAGTGCCAAGCTCGTCTGACTTGAAGGACCTCTTATCCTATGAGACCGTTTTTGAAAACGGCACACGGACTCTGACTGAAGTGAATGTCCTTGGATTAGTGCTTGACCCAGCTGGAAATACAACCACACAAAGGTCTTCGAGAAAGAAGAGGCAGATATATGGAACAGACAGTAGGTTCAGCATCTATGACAAGCGGTTTATGACCAACTTTCCATTCAACACAGCTGTGAAGATCTCCACTGGCTGTAGTGGCATCCTGATTTCCCCCAAGCACGTGCTAACAGCTGCCCACTGTCTACACAATGGCAAGGATTATGTTAAGGGCAGCAAAAGACTGAGGGTGGGCCTGATGAAGACAAAATCTAGAGGTGATGGCAGGAAACGCAAAGGTGCTAAAAGAAGTAGGAGAGAAGTTTCTGCGGCCCAAGAGGATCCTGAAGTTGCCACAGAACTAAGGCGACGATCCAAAGGTGGtgggagaaagcagaggagagctgggaggaagcaggagacctCAGATGGCATGCCCTCCTTCCAGTGGACCAGGGTGAAGAGTACCCACATCCCGAAAGGCTGGTTTAAGGGTGTCTCTGGGGATATTGCCCTGGATTATGATTATGCTGTTCTTGAGCTCAAGCGTCCCCACAAAAGGAAATACATGGAGCTAGGAATCAGCCCAACAATCAAAATGATGCCTGGGAGCATGATCCACTTCTCAGGTTTTGACAATGATCGATCCGGGCAGCTGGTCTATAGATTTTGTAGCATTTCTGATGAGTCCAATGATCTCTTTTATCAGTATTGTGATGCTGAGCCTGGCTCCACTGGATCTGGCATCTATCTCCGTCTTAAGGAGCCGAACAGAAAGAAGTGGAAACGCAAGATCATTGCTGTTTACTCAGGCCATCAGTGGGTGGATGTCAATGGTGAACAGCAGGATTACAATGTAGCAGTAAGAATTACTCCTCTCAAATATGCCCAGATTTGCTTCTGGATACATGGGAATGATGAGAATTGCACACAAGGCTGA